The window AGTGAAGGTCCAATGTTCAGATACTTTTGACTGTTTGTGGCATAATTAACTTTGGCTGCAACCCCTGCTCCAGAAAGTTGTGTGTCTAAGGGATAGATTTAATTGTTGGCACCGTTTggttatataatattttgaatcGTACTTGGCGGCCAAGGTTGTCCGGAAgcttttcagtaaaaaataataaataaaatcatcCTATTTTAAATACgggtttgtattttttttagttcGTTGTTTGAAAAGGATTATATCTTTCttagcaaataaaaataaatgtaatagaAATACGGACTGTATACCTTGTAATTCAAAACtgttgttacaaaatattaaactcgttTACCGTCCAAATACGTCATTGCacttaatgaaatatttaattttaattaaatagtGAAAGAAAGAGTTTTATTGCCCCCTTGATAGCTTTTGATGAGtatattgaatttcaaattttgttgaaagattcgttcaacatagtcaccaaattttgtattatctaatgagagaacatcatctacatagcggaaaataaagttaaaggatattgataactttttatctttcttcctaagaagttgctgtatgaagtcagcctcataataataaagaaacaagtcgacaagaagaggggcacaatttccattggaattccgacagtctgttgaaaagtacgtcctccaaacgtaacaaatatgtggtcaatcaagaaatcaagcatcttaataatgtcagtttcagacaactttttgtttgaatcagagtgatacTTTACAAAGTAGAAtgtatccctccccaagacaagatacttatatctacgttcgccattctttttaaagaaacaatTACCTTTTACCTTGTAAACATCAAAGGAATGCTGATCCAATTCCATCATCAGGTGGAGTCCTCCTTCCTTGGCTGTTTCGGCGCTATTCCGCAACAACCTCCAGAGGTGCGCCGGCTCAGGTGATCAATCTGAACCTGGAAATGGATGGCCTACACGGCTCCGATGTCTCAGCtgctgatgtcattgctgttctTCTGTAACTGAATGCTGTTCTGTATATCTATATCTGTCCATTATCTACACAATAACTGTTCATTGTTCTATCACTTTGCACTTTTCCACACTTCGTCTCTTTTCCTCCAAATCCACTGTGATGCCACTTCTGCTTCTCTACACACTTCTGTAATCAGTTTCTTCCTCTCTGCTCCTGCCACTCCCAAGGTCCTAAGTGCCCGCCACATTGATCGTCCTGCAAAGCCCCTACATCCGACGTCTATTGCCATACACCACGTCCTCCATCCCCACTGTTTGCAATCCTCTACTAGCTGCTGGTATTTTGCCATCTTTCTTTCATAAGCTACCTCTATTCTGTCTTCCCATGGGACTGTTAGTTCCAGCAATACCGCCTGCCTAGTTCCCTGCGACCAAATGACTATATCTGGTCTTAGCGATGTTGCTGCTATTTCTGCTGGGAAACTCATGCGTTGATGTATGTCTGCTGTCATCTGCCAGTCTGATGCTGTTCCAAGTATCCCTAAACCTTCTGCCTGGTTGTCTTTCTTTTCTCCAGCCCTCACAAAATTTACAAACGTGATGTTCTTCTGCATCTTTCTCTTCTTTCTCCTGGTGGTATCCAACTTTGCTGCTATTGTTTTCAATACAGTGTCATGCCTCCATGTATATCTTCCATCTTTCAGTGCGACTGGACATGCTGACAAAACATGCTGTAGAGATGCTGGTTTGTCTTTGCATAAGGTGCATGTTGGGTCTGTTtagaatggggaatacttgtgtaaagtgtagaaaagtcaaatgttttaatactattacaagatgagaGAGTCTTTAAGGCTTAGAGTGTATGTACTcgaaaagatcttttgaattttttagtatccacatctgattcagaTGTGTGCTCCTTACAAAATCACTGCCACAATAGAATTATGAAGAAGAACCACTGAAATCGACAGTACACTAGTTTTACAGTTACCATCACGAATTGATTGGTACAATATGCATATGTCTCAACTCTTTAGAGACATGTTTTCGGTATTAGGTAAACTAGCCGTGTAATCTGCTATTTAACCCATAACTCTTTAGACACCAGAATAACCATGTAGTCTGCTATTGTACTATAACTCTTTAGACACCAGAATAGCCGTGTAATCtgatattttacttataactCTTTAAACACCAGAATAGTCGTGAAGTCTGCTATTGTACCTATAACTCTTTAGACACCAGAATAGCCGTGTAATCtgatattttacttataactCTTTAGACACCAGAATAACCATGTAGTCTGCTATTGTACCTATAATGTCAACTCTTTAGACACCACAATAGCCGTGTAATCTGATATTGTACCTATAACTCTTTAGACACCAGAATAACCATGTAGTCTGCTATTGTACTATAACTCTTTAGAC of the Mytilus galloprovincialis chromosome 8, xbMytGall1.hap1.1, whole genome shotgun sequence genome contains:
- the LOC143042966 gene encoding uncharacterized protein LOC143042966, which encodes MQKNITFVNFVRAGEKKDNQAEGLGILGTASDWQMTADIHQRMSFPAEIAATSLRPDIVIWSQGTRQAVLLELTVPWEDRIEVAYERKMAKYQQLVEDCKQWGWRTWCMAIDVGCRGFAGRSMWRALRTLGVAGAERKKLITEVCREAEVASQWIWRKRDEVWKSAK